The genomic stretch ATCGATCCTTCAGGCCCGTGAAGCTCTGCTGCGTATCCTGGACCGACTTCGCCCTGAAGATCGTTTCAACATAATTCAGTTCGGATTTTCGAGCACAATGCTTTTTCGAAAACAGGAAATCGCTGACGAAGTTCACATTGAGGCTGCCATGGCCATGGTGAGAACCATGGACGCGAATATGGGGGGTACAGAAATATCCAATGCCTTGGACAAAGCGCTGTCCTCTGCATCTCCCGTGGGCATGTCTGAGGACATCCTACTCATCACTGACGGCCAAGTCTGGGATATGTCCTCTGTCGCAGACAGACTCTGTCGTAGAAATCACCGTGTATTCTGCATCGGTGTGGGATCGGCAGTTGAGCGCGGTATTCTTCACACACTTTCTTCAAAAACAAGGGGCGAAGCGATTTTCGTTAGTCCGTGCGAAGACATGGGCAATAAAGTTTTCGAGCATTTTAAACGCATGATCCTTCCACTGACTGGCAAGCCCGACCTCGACTTTGACGAAAATAAGCCCCTGACCATTGCTCCTCAAAACTTACCACCCGTTTTTGAAGGTGACATGATCATGGTCTGCGCTTGGTTGGAGTCCCTGCCACAGTGCGTAAGGTTCAGCCTGGAGACTCCCGAAGGCTCTTTAACGTGTAGCGCACCGGTAAAACAGGTGAATGAATACGGAGAGAAACTGCCTCGTTTTGCCGCAGCTTTGAAAATCAAGGACTATCCCAAAGATCAAGCCGTCAAGTTGGCCGTTGAATACAACCTAGTCAGCGTGTTTACGAATTATCTTGTCGTAATGAAAAGAACAGATACCGAGAAGGCAGTAGAATTGCCAAAAATTCGCAAGATAGATCACAATATTCCTCATCGCTGGGGCGGGATGGCGTTCAATATTTATGAGTCATTAGATTTGGCTCCTTCAAGTTTAAATCAAAACTATCCTGTTGAGTCTCCCTTCACATATTCTGAGAATGACGATAATCTATTCGAAGATTGTGAGCCTAACGATCCAAGTTCAAGTACGTGGCAGAATATTTTTCTTGAACTAGTTATCTATCAAATCAAATC from Desulfomicrobium apsheronum encodes the following:
- a CDS encoding VWA domain-containing protein, whose protein sequence is MNIGNILPDELAEVSIEFMEILRIKSNEARYELPTTLAPLYGDPSVRGLDPHQYPATSLLADNRCSIEVNIKGCLVNAVILAPSHKTFLTKEYGQAKLTHSAPTISMDRDFIVVFRSESLPPAFAICAMDKGGYVVCAGFSPRFTAVSPAKSVKIVVDCSGSMAGESILQAREALLRILDRLRPEDRFNIIQFGFSSTMLFRKQEIADEVHIEAAMAMVRTMDANMGGTEISNALDKALSSASPVGMSEDILLITDGQVWDMSSVADRLCRRNHRVFCIGVGSAVERGILHTLSSKTRGEAIFVSPCEDMGNKVFEHFKRMILPLTGKPDLDFDENKPLTIAPQNLPPVFEGDMIMVCAWLESLPQCVRFSLETPEGSLTCSAPVKQVNEYGEKLPRFAAALKIKDYPKDQAVKLAVEYNLVSVFTNYLVVMKRTDTEKAVELPKIRKIDHNIPHRWGGMAFNIYESLDLAPSSLNQNYPVESPFTYSENDDNLFEDCEPNDPSSSTWQNIFLELVIYQIKSGQDDAIHLGLLERLNGLIPQEIMKGLHELFENPHRLTQTTERTLVLAFALALAKKNQNTQRIDARRIRKALGKNLPPKGEMRRIDTLAEVIEKI